The Deinococcus aquaticus genomic interval TGCGCCGGTCGCGGCTGCAACCCCGGCAGCTCAGGCCGCCCCGCCTGCCGCTCCGGCCGCGAAAGGCGCCGGTGGCATGCCAGTCGCGCCCGTGCAGTACCGCACGCCCAGAGGCTACGAGCACCTGGAAGACCGCGTGCCGCTGCGGGGCATGCGCCGCGCCATCAGCAACCAGATGCAGGCCAGTCACCTGTACACCGTGCGGACCCTGACGGTGGACGAAGTGAACCTGACCAAACTGGTGGAATTCCGCGCGCGCGTGAAGGACGATGCGGCGGCGGCCGGCGTGAAACTGTCGTACCTGCCGTTCATCTTCCGGGCGGTCGCGGCGGCGCTGCGTAAGTACCCGAGCCTGAACACCTCCTTCGACGAGGCCACGCAGGAGATCGTGCAGAAGCGGTACTACAACATCGGCATGGCGGTCGCCACAGACGCGGGCCTGACCGTGCCGGTCATCCGGGACGTGAACCACAAGAGCGTGTTCGAACTGGCGCGCGAGGTCACGGACATCGCCGGGCGCGCGCAGGCCGGCAAACTCCAGGCGGACGAACTGGCGGGCAGCACCTTCAGTGTCACGAACATCGGGTCCATCGGGGCGCTGTTCTCGTTCCCGATCATCAACGTGCCGGACGTCGCGATTCTGGGCGTGCACTCCATCGTGAAGCGCCCCATCGTGGACGAGTACGACAACATCGTCGTGGCGCACATGATGTACCTGAGCCTGTCGTTCGATCACCGCCTCGTGGACGGCGCGGAGGCCGCGCGCTTCTGCCGGGAAGTGATCCGCCTGCTGGAAAACCCCGACCGTCTGCTGCTCGAAGCCCTGTAAGCGCGGGGCAGGGGAGGCCGGGGCCGGGTCGCTTCCGGCCTCTTCTGCGTGTGGCGGTGGTGCCTGGGGGCGCTACTGGCGGGCGTGGGGTTCACGTTCAGACTTAGTGTGGAATTGAGGCCGGGATTTCAGCGGGGCGTCAGGTCCAGGCGGTACGCTGGGCAATCACAGGTCAGGAGCCCTCCCGGTCTGCCGCACTGACCCCCGTTCCTTCCTGGCCCCACGTGGCCTGCCCCGACACTGGAGACTTCCCGACGACCATGCCCAAGTTCCCTGCCCTGCTGCTGTCCGCCCTGCTGCTGTCCACGCCCACTCACGCCCTGAAGATCAGCGTGTGGGACAGTGAACTGCAGACCAAACTGGGGGACGGCGAGAGCAGCGGCGGGCAGCTCAGGGTACGGCTGGTCGGGGATTACAGCGGGCCGGTCGTGGTGCTGTTCGCGCCCAGCGACGAGGAACGCACCCGGAACACCTTCCCGGCGCTGAAAAGCCGGTACAGCGGCGTACTGCGCGGCGGCATGCTGGACCTGCAACTCGAGAACGGCCCGCAGACGATCACGCGCTTCCTGACGGCCTTCAAACTCACGGTGAGCCTGCAGGTGCCGGGCACGCCCATGACCCTGCCCGGCCTGAAAGCCGCGCCCGCCAACAAGAAGTAACCCGGCCAGCAGTGATCCGTTCAGAAGTGAGCCGGCCGTAGTGGTGTTACGGGGCGGGTTCATCAGAAATCATCAAGTCCCCGGGCGGGGCGGCGCGCTAGGATCGGGCCAAGCTTCCACCCACGTTTCCCTGCGGTTCCGTACCGGCCGCCCCACAAGGAGAAAGTCATGCTGGCCCAGATTCTTGTTGTCGAAGACGATCCGCACCTCGGGCCCCTGCTCAAGGAGTACCTGTCCGGGGAGTACCAGGTGCAGCACGCCGGCACCCTCAAAGACGCGCAGGCGTGGCTGGGGACCCACACGGCCCAGCTGATCCTGCTGGACCTGAACCTGCCGGACGGCGACGGTCTGGATCTCGTGCAGGCGCTGCGGCAGTACTCCAGCACGCCGGTGCTGGTGCTCTCGGCGCGCAGCGGCGTGCAGGAGCGCGTGGCAGGCCTGAACGCCGGCGCGGACGATTACCTGACCAAACCGTTCGCCATGCCGGAACTCGACGCGCGTATCACGGCGCTACTGCGGCGCACGGCGGCCGGGTCAGGCGTGAACCTGGGCAACACCAGCCTCTCGACCAGCAGTCTGCTGCTGACCGTCGACGACAAGCACACCAACCTGACCGAGCACGAGGCGCGCATCCTGGAACTGATGATGCGCACACCCGAGCGGGTGTTCTCGCGCGCGGACATCGAGTCTCACCTGTACGGCTGGGAGACGCCGAACAGCAACTCGGTCGAGGTGCGCATCTCGCAGCTGCGCAAGAAACTGGAGCACGCGGGCAGTGACCTGAGAATCCGCACGATCCGCAACGTCGGGTACGTGCTGCAGGCCTGATGACCCCGGCCGCGCGGCCCGTGACACCCCCGGACGGGTCGCGGCGGGCCGCGCTGCTGGTTCCCGGCGGGGGGCTGGTGTCGGCGCGGGTGGCGTGGCGGCACTCGCTGCGCTTCCGGCTGGCCCTGACGTACAGCCTGCTGGCCCTGGTCCTGATCCTGCTCACCAGTCTGGGCGTGGTGACGCTGCTGCTGTCGCGCATGGATCAGCAGTTCACGGACCGCCTGAACGAACGCGCCGACACGCTGGCCGAGGCGTTCACCGGGGCGCAGCAGGGCCTGGGCCGCACGGCGGGCAGTGCCAGTGCGTACACCATGCTGATCGACACGCAGGGCGTGGTGTACGCGACCAGTCCGATCCTGCGGGAATTCAACGACGCGCCGTTCCCGTTCGGTACCCAGGGGCAGGTGAGCGTGCAGGACACCAGTGTCCGCGCCGTGCAGCGCCCGGTGGGGGATTTCGGCACGATCTGGGTGGGCCTGCCCGAGGTGGACCTGATCGCCGCGCGGCAGAGTGCCCTGAGCGCGCTGCTGCTGGCGCTGATCGTGGCCCCGCTGCTGCTGCTGCTGACCGGCTGGTGGGTGGGCCGCCGCGCCCTGAGCGGTCTGGAACACGCCGCGAACCTCGCGGACCGCATCGACCCGACCCGCAGTCTCGCCACGCTGCCTCTGCCGGCGCAGGAGGACGAGGTTCACCGCCTGCTGACGGCCATCAACCGCCTGCTGGTCCGCATCGAGGACGGACAGGCGCGCGAGAAGCAACTGCTGGGGCAGATCGTGCATGAGCTGGGCGCGCCGCTGACCGTCCTGAAGGCCAGCCTGCAACGCGCCGAGGAACGCACGAACGACCCGGAAGTGCAGCGGGCCTCGCTGGTCGCGGACGAACTGACCTTCACCACGCAGGACCTGATGCAGCTGGCGCGCGGGGAACTCGAGATGAAACTCGCGTGGCATTACATCCCGGCCCGGACGCTGCGGGGCCGCGTGGACCGGCTGGTGCCCGGCACGACCTTCACGGGCGACTGGGAGGGCGGCATCCTGTGCGACCCGGACCGGCTGACGCAGGCGCTGCGTAACCTGCTGGCGAACGCCCGCCGCGCCGCCGGCCCCGAGGGCACCGTCACCCTGAACCTGACCGAGACGCCCGAGTGGCTGACCTTCACGGTGCGGGACAGCGGGCCCGGCCTGCCGGCGGAACTGGGCGAGCAGATCTTCCAGCCGTTCGTAAGCGGGTCCGGCAGCAGCGGCCTGGGCCTGAGCGTGTCGCGGCAGATCGCACTGATGCACGGGGGCACCCTCACCGGCGAGAACCACCCAGGCGGCGGCGCGCTGTTCACACTGGCGATTCCCGGCGCGGCCCTCGGCGACGACAGCGACGAACCCGACGAGGAAGAGACCGACCTGCTGAACGAACCGCCCCTGCCCGCCCGCTCCTGAACTCATTCCAGGTGCGGCGCGTCGCGGCACCCCCGCCGGGCGGAGCGCATTCCGACCCCGCGCAGCCCGGCACGGACCGTATGCTGACCGGGTGACCAGTCGTCCCCTGTTCGCCGACCTGCACGCCCCTTCCGCGCCGGAGGAACTGCTGGCGCTGCTGACCCTGCGCTTTACGCCGGGGCTGGGGCCGCGCCGCACCGAGAGCCTGCGCATGCACTTCGGGTCGGCCCACGCGGCGCTGCGCACCCCGCGCAGTTC includes:
- a CDS encoding dihydrolipoamide acetyltransferase family protein yields the protein MKEILLPELAESVVEGEILKWLVSEGDTIVLEQPLCEVMTDKVTVELPSPVAGVLHRRLAGEGDVVAVHAAIALIDETGGAVPEDSAPAPAPQATATQAPSIQAQEEREQIAGAQEDRGGSIVEAGHLTGKADDDASSLFKAFASDEQVQVQGLGTRGASAPQTVTQPARADGRVLAVPAARQLARELNVPLTDVRGSGPNGRIRVGDVLAHHQGSSAAPVAAASTGTAAPVAAATPAAQAAPPAAPAAKGAGGMPVAPVQYRTPRGYEHLEDRVPLRGMRRAISNQMQASHLYTVRTLTVDEVNLTKLVEFRARVKDDAAAAGVKLSYLPFIFRAVAAALRKYPSLNTSFDEATQEIVQKRYYNIGMAVATDAGLTVPVIRDVNHKSVFELAREVTDIAGRAQAGKLQADELAGSTFSVTNIGSIGALFSFPIINVPDVAILGVHSIVKRPIVDEYDNIVVAHMMYLSLSFDHRLVDGAEAARFCREVIRLLENPDRLLLEAL
- a CDS encoding response regulator transcription factor, translated to MLAQILVVEDDPHLGPLLKEYLSGEYQVQHAGTLKDAQAWLGTHTAQLILLDLNLPDGDGLDLVQALRQYSSTPVLVLSARSGVQERVAGLNAGADDYLTKPFAMPELDARITALLRRTAAGSGVNLGNTSLSTSSLLLTVDDKHTNLTEHEARILELMMRTPERVFSRADIESHLYGWETPNSNSVEVRISQLRKKLEHAGSDLRIRTIRNVGYVLQA
- a CDS encoding sensor histidine kinase, whose protein sequence is MTPAARPVTPPDGSRRAALLVPGGGLVSARVAWRHSLRFRLALTYSLLALVLILLTSLGVVTLLLSRMDQQFTDRLNERADTLAEAFTGAQQGLGRTAGSASAYTMLIDTQGVVYATSPILREFNDAPFPFGTQGQVSVQDTSVRAVQRPVGDFGTIWVGLPEVDLIAARQSALSALLLALIVAPLLLLLTGWWVGRRALSGLEHAANLADRIDPTRSLATLPLPAQEDEVHRLLTAINRLLVRIEDGQAREKQLLGQIVHELGAPLTVLKASLQRAEERTNDPEVQRASLVADELTFTTQDLMQLARGELEMKLAWHYIPARTLRGRVDRLVPGTTFTGDWEGGILCDPDRLTQALRNLLANARRAAGPEGTVTLNLTETPEWLTFTVRDSGPGLPAELGEQIFQPFVSGSGSSGLGLSVSRQIALMHGGTLTGENHPGGGALFTLAIPGAALGDDSDEPDEEETDLLNEPPLPARS